Proteins encoded in a region of the Bombina bombina isolate aBomBom1 chromosome 12, aBomBom1.pri, whole genome shotgun sequence genome:
- the LOC128642658 gene encoding E3 ubiquitin-protein ligase RNF186-like, producing MELPSLESQKDSSSGECSICYEAYKTHSKSRSPKTLQCGHSLCVCCLKKLVCHSLLLSFVVCPFCRRVTIIPEEGVQALKTDEETLRRSSVSSVVTNTSNEEHSGCSHGSNSPSLLIGREYTHLPTIFTISEVVAPDQGQIWGGRYMQEVQNTYLLGINRRVALSEAHPSPARMSTSADRLRLCFALGLILSIACIFFILIFFK from the coding sequence ATGGAATTGCCATCTTTGGAATCCCAGAAAGACAGTAGCTCGGGTGAATGTAGCATCTGCTATGAAGCCTATAAGACACATTCTAAATCAAGGTCACCCAAGACCTTGCAGTGTGGACACAGTCTATGTGTGTGCTGTCTGAAGAAGCTAGTGTGTCATAGTTTGCTGCTATCTTTTGTGGTTTGCCCATTCTGCCGTAGGGTCACTATCATACCTGAAGAAGGAGTTCAAGCCTTGAAAACAGACGAGGAGACCTTACGAAGATCATCGGTGAGCAGTGTGGTCACAAATACCTCAAATGAAGAGCATTCAGGCTGTTCCCATGGAAGCAATTCACCTTCTCTGTTGATTGGGAGAGAATACACTCATCTTCCAACTATCTTTACTATAAGTGAGGTTGTAGCACCAGACCAGGGTCAGATATGGGGTGGCAGATACATGCAAGAAGTTCAGAACACTTACCTCTTGGGAATCAACCGTCGGGTTGCTCTGTCTGAAGCGCACCCATCACCCGCCCGCATGTCCACATCTGCTGACCGTTTGAGACTTTGCTTTGCTCTGGGACTGATATTATCCATCGCTTGCATTTTTTTCATCCTCATCTTTTTCAAGTGA